GAGGAAGAAAAAAAACTTTTTCTGTCTTTGAACCTCAAAAAGATATACATTGAGAAAGATGAAGCCTTAGATGCTGAAAAGATATGTATAGGGAGTTTTTCACCTCTTGAAGGATTTATGGACAGCGAAACACTTCTCTCTGTATGTAGGAAAATGGAGCTTCCTGATGGGAATGTATGGTCTATACCGGTCATCCTACAGGTTGAGGATATCTCTGGACTGAAAACTGGAGAGAAAGCTCTGCTTATTGACAAAACAGATAACAAGCCGATAGCCGTCATAGATATAACAGATATATACAAGCTTAATAAAAAAGAGATTGCAAATACAGTATTTGGAACATTAGACACAAACCATCCCGGAGTAAGAAGACTGTTCTCTAAGGGAGATTACGCTGTAGGGGGTAGTATAACCCTTTTAAACAGACCATCCTTCCCCAATAAAGAGTACGAGTTAGATCCAGAAGAAACGAGGGAGATTTTTAAAGAAAGGGGCTGGAAAACAGTTGTTGCATTCCAGACAAGAAATGCGCCCCACAGGGCACACGAATACCTCCACAGACTCGGTATGGAAATAGGAGATGGTCTTTTTATACATCCGATTATAGGTCTGAAAAAAGAAGGGGACTTTGACAGCAAAATAATCCTTGAAGCTTATCAGATACTGATTAACAACTACTATCCCCACAGAAAGGTTCTACTGGCAGGGTTGTCTACATCTATGAGATATGCAGGACCGAGAGAAGCGGTCTTTCATGCCATAGTAAGAAAAAATTACGGATGTACACATTTCCTTGTAGGAAGAGATCATGCAGGGGTAGGAGATTATTACGATCCTTTTGCAGCCCACAGAATATTTGAAGAAATACCTGATATAGGAATAAAAATCATAAAATTTAGCAATGTGTACCACTGTAAGAGATGCGGCGGGATAGTATCGGAAAACACCTGTTCTCATCCTGATGACGTAATAACAAAAATAAGTATGACCAAAATAAGAAAAGCTTTATCGGAGGGGAAAAGACCACCTCCTGAGATGCTCAGGGAGGAAGTGGCAGATTTTCTTATCAAAAACTTTTATCTTGTGACGGAGGATTACAGATGATTAAAAACGGCATTTACAGAAATTACCAGAAAGATATTAAAGAGTTCGAAAGACTGTACAGGGATTTCCTTGAAGGAAGAGCATTTGAAAGTGATTTTAAAAACTTCAGACTCACAAACGGGATCTACGGCCAGAGACAGAAAGATTTTTATATGGTCAGAATAAAGATACCTGCCGGTGTTTTAACACCACAGCAAATTTATGAGATCGCAGATATAGGAGATGAGTTTTCTAACGGCGTAGCCCATATAACAACAAGACAGGATATACAGTACCACTGGGTAAAACTGGAAAATATTTCCCAGATAATAAAAAGAATAAATGAGATTGGACTTACAACAAAAGATGCCTGTGGAAATACTTTGAGAAATATAACAGCAAGCTATCTTTCAGGAGTATGCCCAGACGAGATAATAGAAGTTGGAAGAGTCGCCCAAAAAATCACAGAGCTTCTTATAGGAAAATATGAAAATCTACCAAGAAAGTTCAAGATAGGGTTTGCATGCTGTGAAAAGCACAGTTTTCTTGTTCCTTTTAATGATATAGGATTTCTTCCTGTTCTTTATGAAGGAAGACCAGCATTTAGAGCATTTTTAGGAGGAGGACTTGGGGACAGACCTAAGTATCCTTATGAGTATCCTGAAATTGTTAGATTAGAAGAGTTAATACTGTTTATAAGGTCTGTTATGGATCTGTTTGATAAACACGGTGATAGAAAGAATAAAAGACACAACAGACTGAAATTTTTAATACAGAAGATAGGGATAGATGAGTTTCTCAGACTGCTTAAAGAACAGATAGAAGAAAATAAAAATATATATCCCCAGTTTGATTGCGATGCTGTTTATGTAGAAACAGGAAAAGTAGATAACCCTCTGCCAAAAGCTGTAGATGAAGATATGGATTTATGGCTTAAAACAAATCTTATTCCACAAAAACAGAAAGATCTGTTTGTAGTCTTGGTTAAACTTCATCTGGGGAATATAACTACAGGAAAACTCAGAGAAATAGGAAAAATAGCAGAAGAGTTATCCCTTTCTGTCAGAACAACTCAGGATCAGAATATAGCATTTGTTAATGTCCATAGAAACAGCATACAGGAACTGTACAATCTTCTAAAAAATGCAGGACTTTCAGAATATGGAGCCTCAACATTTTTAGATATAACAGCATGCCCCGGCTCTGAGACGTGCAGTCTGGGAATTACTTCAAGCAGAGATCTTTCACGGGCTATATACGAAAAACTACCGAAAGACAGAGAAACGGTTGAGAAACTAAAAGGTATAACAATAAAAATAAGCGGAT
The Persephonella hydrogeniphila DNA segment above includes these coding regions:
- the sat gene encoding sulfate adenylyltransferase, which translates into the protein MLEPHGGKLIKRIATEEEKKLFLSLNLKKIYIEKDEALDAEKICIGSFSPLEGFMDSETLLSVCRKMELPDGNVWSIPVILQVEDISGLKTGEKALLIDKTDNKPIAVIDITDIYKLNKKEIANTVFGTLDTNHPGVRRLFSKGDYAVGGSITLLNRPSFPNKEYELDPEETREIFKERGWKTVVAFQTRNAPHRAHEYLHRLGMEIGDGLFIHPIIGLKKEGDFDSKIILEAYQILINNYYPHRKVLLAGLSTSMRYAGPREAVFHAIVRKNYGCTHFLVGRDHAGVGDYYDPFAAHRIFEEIPDIGIKIIKFSNVYHCKRCGGIVSENTCSHPDDVITKISMTKIRKALSEGKRPPPEMLREEVADFLIKNFYLVTEDYR
- a CDS encoding sulfurtransferase TusA family protein; this translates as MIKNGIYRNYQKDIKEFERLYRDFLEGRAFESDFKNFRLTNGIYGQRQKDFYMVRIKIPAGVLTPQQIYEIADIGDEFSNGVAHITTRQDIQYHWVKLENISQIIKRINEIGLTTKDACGNTLRNITASYLSGVCPDEIIEVGRVAQKITELLIGKYENLPRKFKIGFACCEKHSFLVPFNDIGFLPVLYEGRPAFRAFLGGGLGDRPKYPYEYPEIVRLEELILFIRSVMDLFDKHGDRKNKRHNRLKFLIQKIGIDEFLRLLKEQIEENKNIYPQFDCDAVYVETGKVDNPLPKAVDEDMDLWLKTNLIPQKQKDLFVVLVKLHLGNITTGKLREIGKIAEELSLSVRTTQDQNIAFVNVHRNSIQELYNLLKNAGLSEYGASTFLDITACPGSETCSLGITSSRDLSRAIYEKLPKDRETVEKLKGITIKISGCPNSCAHHHVASIGLHGIAVKENDTLIPAYVLHIGGNGSINREKIGYTGLKIPAKNVPEAVLELLRFYLKNSKDGESFEDFVERVEPENIFKHLEKYRKLQEGVDYQFDWGSDKQFSLEDLGTGECAGIIADRVEEALKEGERLLKQAETHLEKGQPEDAAVHVEKAVDIISSGLLIPFGVKAEGKDAREKFIEQIIGRKLVNERFLRLIDNQIKDYYELVQEGKEFYKESKEAYLRLRRETEEKKDKKEEKARKEFLDLRGVECPFNYVKAKYKLREMDIGSILVITIDGEESIRSVPQSLRDDGHEIIDIQETGDGVYNVIVRKR